In one Pseudomonas hydrolytica genomic region, the following are encoded:
- a CDS encoding CBS domain-containing protein translates to MKISKIMTRNVRTLEPERSIREAATLMADIDSGALLINEGDRLIGMVTDRDIAIRAVAAGLDGNTPVRQVMSSNVRYCFDDEDVDHVAANMADLQVRRLPVLNREKRLVGVVSLGNIASGHSRQANDTVLRGVSSAH, encoded by the coding sequence ATGAAAATCAGCAAGATCATGACCCGCAACGTCCGCACCCTCGAACCCGAGCGCAGCATCCGCGAGGCCGCGACCCTGATGGCCGACATCGACAGTGGCGCGCTGCTGATCAACGAGGGCGATCGCCTGATCGGCATGGTCACCGACCGCGACATCGCCATCCGCGCCGTGGCCGCCGGCCTGGACGGCAATACGCCGGTGCGTCAGGTGATGAGCAGCAACGTGCGCTACTGCTTCGACGACGAGGACGTCGACCACGTCGCCGCCAACATGGCGGACCTGCAGGTGCGCCGCCTGCCGGTGCTCAACCGCGAGAAGCGCCTGGTGGGCGTGGTGTCGCTGGGCAACATCGCCTCCGGGCATAGCCGCCAGGCCAACGATACCGTCCTGCGCGGAGTGTCCAGCGCCCATTGA
- the glgB gene encoding 1,4-alpha-glucan branching protein GlgB codes for MRLCRAEEGDPFGFLGPHAQGDGTLVRVWLPGADAVELIDPEGRLLGEMQRRHADGLFELELEQPSAYRLRIHWPGSVQEVEDPYAFGPILGELDLYLFAEGNHRELWRCLGARPCEHEGVPGVSFAVWAPNARRVSVVGDFNSWDGRRHPMRLRYPAGVWELFIPRLAAGERYKYEILGQHGLLPHKADPLAQATEAPPATASRVPRGEAFAWQDEHWMNDRAQRHRPEAPLAIYELHAASWQWHDERTPSWDELADRLIPYVQNLGFTHIELMPIMEHPFGGSWGYQPLSLFAPTARLGEPERFAAFVDRCHRAGLGVILDWVPGHFPNDAHGLAEFDGTALYEYAHPFEGYHPDWNTCIHNLGRSEVHGFMLASALYWLREYHVDGLRVDAVASMLYRDYSREEGQWIPNRHGGRENLEAIEFLQHLNEVVRSEVPGALVIAEESTAWPGVSRPVNEGGLGFSHKWNMGWMNDTLRYFQTDPLYRRHHHQQITFGLHYAFSERYILPISHDEVVHGKRSLIGRMPGDRWQQFANLRLFLALMWTHPGKKLLFMGCEFGQWREWNHDQQLDWYLLQYPEHGAVQALLGELNRLYREEVALHQWDERPEGFQWLIGDDAHNSVFAWLRHGEGGQPLLVVHNCTPQVRHDYRVGVPRAGAWQVLLNTDEGRWCGSGAGSQGTVHSDAVANHGLHDSLNLQLPPLATLVLRPV; via the coding sequence ATGCGTCTGTGCCGGGCCGAGGAGGGCGATCCGTTCGGTTTCCTCGGCCCGCATGCGCAGGGCGACGGCACGCTGGTGCGCGTATGGCTGCCCGGCGCCGATGCCGTGGAGCTGATCGATCCCGAAGGCAGGCTGCTGGGCGAGATGCAGCGCCGTCACGCCGACGGCCTGTTCGAGCTCGAGCTGGAGCAGCCCAGCGCCTATCGCCTGCGCATCCACTGGCCCGGCAGCGTGCAGGAGGTGGAAGACCCCTACGCCTTCGGCCCGATTCTCGGCGAGCTGGATCTGTACCTGTTCGCCGAAGGCAACCACCGCGAGCTGTGGCGTTGTCTCGGTGCGCGCCCCTGCGAACACGAGGGCGTACCCGGCGTGAGCTTCGCGGTGTGGGCGCCCAATGCCCGGCGGGTGTCGGTGGTGGGCGACTTCAACAGCTGGGACGGTCGTCGCCACCCAATGCGCCTGCGCTACCCGGCCGGGGTGTGGGAGCTGTTCATTCCGCGCCTGGCCGCTGGCGAGCGCTACAAGTACGAAATCCTCGGCCAGCACGGCCTGCTGCCGCACAAGGCCGATCCGCTGGCCCAAGCCACCGAGGCGCCGCCGGCGACCGCCTCGCGCGTACCGCGCGGCGAAGCCTTCGCCTGGCAGGACGAGCACTGGATGAACGACCGCGCGCAGCGCCATCGGCCCGAGGCGCCGCTGGCCATCTACGAGCTGCATGCCGCCTCCTGGCAGTGGCACGATGAGCGCACGCCAAGCTGGGACGAGCTGGCCGATCGGCTGATTCCCTACGTGCAGAACCTGGGGTTCACCCATATCGAGCTGATGCCGATCATGGAGCACCCCTTCGGCGGTTCCTGGGGCTATCAGCCGCTGTCGCTGTTCGCGCCCACCGCGCGCCTGGGCGAGCCGGAGCGCTTCGCCGCCTTCGTCGACCGCTGCCACCGCGCCGGCCTCGGCGTGATCCTCGACTGGGTGCCGGGACACTTTCCCAACGACGCCCACGGTCTGGCCGAGTTCGACGGTACCGCACTGTACGAATACGCCCATCCCTTCGAGGGCTACCACCCGGACTGGAATACCTGCATCCACAACCTCGGCCGCAGCGAGGTGCACGGCTTCATGCTGGCCAGTGCGCTGTACTGGCTGCGCGAATACCACGTCGACGGCCTGCGCGTCGACGCCGTGGCCTCGATGCTGTATCGCGACTACTCGCGCGAGGAAGGGCAGTGGATCCCCAACCGCCATGGCGGGCGCGAGAACCTGGAGGCCATCGAGTTCCTCCAGCACCTCAACGAGGTGGTGCGCAGCGAGGTACCGGGGGCGCTGGTGATCGCCGAGGAGTCCACCGCCTGGCCCGGCGTCAGCCGGCCAGTGAACGAAGGTGGCCTGGGTTTCAGCCACAAGTGGAACATGGGCTGGATGAACGACACCCTGCGCTACTTCCAGACCGACCCGCTGTACCGCCGCCATCACCACCAGCAGATCACCTTCGGCCTGCACTACGCCTTCTCAGAACGCTACATCCTGCCCATCTCCCACGACGAGGTGGTGCACGGCAAGCGCTCGCTGATCGGGCGCATGCCGGGCGATCGCTGGCAGCAGTTCGCCAACCTGCGTCTGTTCCTCGCCCTGATGTGGACACACCCTGGCAAGAAGCTGCTGTTCATGGGCTGCGAGTTCGGCCAGTGGCGCGAATGGAACCACGACCAGCAGCTGGACTGGTACCTGCTGCAATATCCCGAGCATGGCGCGGTACAGGCGCTGCTGGGCGAGCTCAATCGGCTGTATCGCGAGGAAGTCGCGCTGCACCAGTGGGACGAGCGCCCGGAGGGCTTTCAGTGGCTGATCGGCGACGATGCGCACAACAGCGTGTTCGCCTGGCTACGCCATGGCGAGGGTGGGCAACCGCTGCTGGTGGTACACAACTGCACGCCGCAGGTGCGCCACGATTATCGGGTGGGGGTGCCGCGCGCCGGCGCCTGGCAGGTGCTGCTCAATACCGACGAGGGCCGCTGGTGCGGCTCCGGGGCGGGGAGCCAGGGCACGGTGCACAGCGATGCGGTGGCCAACCATGGCCTGCACGATTCGCTCAACCTGCAGCTGCCGCCGCTGGCTACCCTGGTGCTGCGCCCCGTGTAG